The following are encoded together in the Dickeya lacustris genome:
- a CDS encoding SDR family oxidoreductase — protein sequence MKIADSTVLITGANRGIGLAFAKAFLARGARKVYAGARDPSGITLPGVEPLKLDVTSAGDVESAMRVAGDVDIVVNNAGIAAVGGFLSDDAEELLRRHFETNVFGVLRVSRAFAPVLARNGGGALLNVASIGSWLSFPMLATYATSKAAVWSLSNGLRNELREQGTQVMSLHMGFVDTDLTKGLDAQKSTPEAIVEYALDALEAGAEEALADELTRQVHSGLSAAAPVYLTPR from the coding sequence ATGAAAATTGCTGATTCAACGGTTCTTATCACCGGAGCTAACAGAGGTATCGGACTGGCTTTCGCCAAGGCTTTTCTTGCTCGCGGCGCGCGCAAGGTTTATGCGGGGGCGCGCGATCCTTCCGGTATCACCTTACCGGGTGTCGAACCACTCAAACTCGACGTCACTTCGGCTGGCGACGTTGAGTCTGCTATGCGTGTGGCGGGGGACGTAGACATCGTGGTCAATAATGCGGGTATAGCCGCCGTCGGCGGATTTCTTTCCGATGACGCAGAAGAGCTCCTTCGTCGTCACTTCGAAACGAATGTTTTCGGGGTGTTACGCGTGAGCCGTGCATTTGCGCCAGTGCTTGCACGTAACGGCGGCGGTGCACTGTTAAACGTTGCCTCTATTGGTAGTTGGCTGAGTTTTCCAATGCTTGCGACCTATGCAACGTCGAAGGCCGCAGTATGGAGTTTGAGTAATGGCTTGCGTAACGAACTGCGCGAGCAGGGAACGCAGGTGATGTCATTGCACATGGGGTTCGTTGACACCGATCTCACCAAGGGGCTTGACGCCCAGAAATCAACCCCAGAGGCGATTGTTGAATATGCTCTTGATGCTCTGGAAGCCGGTGCGGAAGAGGCGTTAGCCGACGAACTCACTCGGCAGGTACATAGCGGTTTGTCCGCCGCCGCGCCGGTCTATCTGACGCCGCGTTGA
- a CDS encoding alpha/beta hydrolase family protein translates to MGKLFSSACQYIGKLVLAVLFFGAMFSAYAQPVDGVGFRRLAVIDPVAKKPMDAVYFYPGDIYPGNTEVAAQSHFGPYHVLARNGAKVEPGRYPLIVISHGNAGSLWSHHSLATTLARQGNIVITLSHPGDNYKDQSGAGATSTIYGRPLQISAAVTAALTNPDIGQYIDADRIAFIGFSAGGETGLLLAGGKIDASRYVSYCKHHQAEAICLAKGQIKNDRPALSPEPDFRIKAWVLMAPVSAPFSPASLNTLAKPTLIFTGDKDEELSWHENAETLAKTLPSKPQLKVIADAGHFIFLSPCSTELRAAIPALCEDSPKVDRSAVHRMISDDISRFLNGVWQGTGRR, encoded by the coding sequence ATGGGTAAGTTATTCAGCAGTGCCTGTCAGTACATTGGCAAGCTTGTGCTAGCAGTTCTCTTCTTTGGTGCGATGTTTAGCGCGTATGCCCAACCCGTTGACGGGGTGGGCTTTCGGCGATTAGCGGTTATTGATCCTGTCGCCAAAAAGCCAATGGACGCGGTCTATTTCTATCCTGGCGACATCTATCCCGGCAATACAGAGGTAGCGGCGCAAAGTCACTTCGGGCCCTATCATGTCTTGGCACGTAATGGCGCAAAAGTGGAGCCCGGCAGGTATCCGCTGATTGTGATTTCGCATGGAAATGCCGGCAGCTTGTGGAGCCACCATTCTCTGGCGACCACGCTTGCCCGGCAGGGCAATATTGTCATTACCCTCAGTCATCCCGGCGACAATTACAAAGATCAATCCGGTGCAGGGGCGACCAGCACCATATATGGTCGCCCCCTGCAAATCTCTGCGGCAGTGACTGCCGCACTGACGAATCCCGATATTGGTCAATATATTGATGCTGACCGCATCGCATTCATTGGTTTCTCTGCGGGTGGCGAAACGGGGTTACTTCTGGCAGGTGGCAAGATTGATGCGTCACGTTATGTCAGCTACTGCAAACATCATCAGGCAGAAGCGATATGTTTGGCGAAGGGGCAGATCAAGAATGACCGTCCGGCACTGTCTCCTGAACCTGACTTTCGCATCAAAGCCTGGGTATTGATGGCACCGGTGAGCGCGCCTTTTTCTCCTGCGTCGCTTAACACGCTGGCTAAACCAACGTTAATCTTTACCGGCGATAAGGATGAGGAATTGTCGTGGCATGAGAATGCTGAAACGCTAGCGAAAACACTGCCATCCAAACCGCAGCTTAAGGTCATCGCGGATGCCGGGCATTTTATCTTCCTCTCCCCTTGTTCAACGGAGCTGCGAGCGGCCATTCCTGCATTGTGTGAAGATTCCCCGAAGGTTGACCGCTCTGCGGTACATCGCATGATAAGTGATGACATCTCCCGTTTTCTTAACGGCGTCTGGCAGGGGACTGGAAGGCGTTAA
- the pelA gene encoding pectate lyase: MSYRYSRLSLLSLGLLAGLSGAMVTATPALAATAGCNKSCVDYLRDNEQARPLTSALIASISDASLRTQFTTYLNASASARSADKAALAAERKGMTSFPAPRGSAKGNLSTMPLNQSAAYYQSDDALKIAQEIMSYQIPSGGWGKNMARTGVVRAKGESYIVDELDASESGSWRYVGTVDNGATTTELRYLAKVQAARASGAEVAKIQDSIVRGVKYLLNAQYPNGGWPQVYPLAGWYNDAITLNDDAMLRVVKLLNEIGSASNSDFKFLDNATRVSAQQQATKGINWLLNNQVKVSGKLTIWGQQHDMLTQLPTAARAFEMAALSSSESAQITLFLMSLQSPSVQVRRAVYAAADFFNATQIKGQSWSNGKLSSAPNGVLWARFYDLAAYTPDASNVAKRAQVLFGDRPEPHDSSAFGLVFSSITSVSTERLTGYAQYNSTGQNVLNTFATWSQSNPRP; encoded by the coding sequence ATGTCATACCGTTATTCGCGTTTATCTTTACTGAGTCTTGGTTTATTGGCCGGGTTGTCTGGCGCAATGGTGACGGCGACCCCGGCGCTGGCGGCCACCGCAGGCTGCAATAAAAGCTGTGTGGATTACCTGCGCGACAATGAGCAGGCCCGGCCATTAACGTCCGCGTTGATTGCTTCTATCAGCGATGCGTCCCTGCGCACGCAATTCACCACGTATCTCAATGCCTCTGCCAGCGCCCGCAGTGCCGATAAAGCGGCGCTGGCAGCGGAGCGCAAAGGCATGACCAGCTTCCCGGCCCCACGCGGCTCGGCCAAAGGCAACCTGAGCACCATGCCGCTCAATCAATCTGCGGCGTATTACCAGTCGGATGACGCGCTGAAAATCGCTCAGGAGATCATGAGCTATCAGATACCGTCCGGCGGGTGGGGCAAGAATATGGCGCGTACCGGCGTGGTGCGAGCCAAGGGCGAGTCCTACATCGTTGATGAGCTGGATGCCAGCGAGTCCGGTAGCTGGCGCTATGTCGGCACCGTAGATAATGGCGCGACCACTACGGAACTGCGTTATTTGGCGAAAGTGCAGGCCGCGCGCGCCAGCGGCGCAGAGGTCGCCAAAATTCAGGACAGCATCGTGCGTGGGGTGAAATACCTGTTGAATGCTCAGTATCCGAATGGCGGCTGGCCGCAGGTTTACCCGCTGGCGGGCTGGTATAACGATGCCATTACCCTCAACGACGATGCGATGCTGCGGGTGGTGAAGTTGCTCAATGAGATAGGCAGCGCCAGCAACAGCGATTTTAAATTCCTCGATAATGCCACGCGCGTAAGCGCGCAGCAGCAGGCAACAAAAGGGATTAACTGGTTGCTGAATAATCAGGTGAAAGTGAGCGGGAAGCTGACTATCTGGGGTCAGCAGCATGATATGTTGACGCAGTTACCCACGGCGGCCCGTGCGTTTGAAATGGCTGCGCTCAGTAGCTCGGAAAGCGCTCAGATAACGCTATTCCTGATGTCATTGCAGTCGCCCAGCGTTCAGGTACGACGCGCGGTGTATGCGGCGGCGGATTTCTTTAACGCCACCCAGATAAAGGGCCAGTCCTGGTCAAATGGCAAGCTGTCCAGCGCACCGAATGGGGTGCTGTGGGCGCGCTTCTATGATCTCGCCGCCTACACGCCGGATGCCAGCAACGTTGCCAAACGCGCTCAGGTGCTATTCGGCGACCGCCCGGAACCGCATGACAGCAGCGCATTCGGTCTGGTATTTAGCTCCATTACCTCCGTCTCCACCGAGCGCCTGACGGGGTATGCCCAATACAATTCTACAGGGCAGAACGTGTTGAACACCTTCGCCACCTGGAGCCAGAGTAACCCTCGCCCCTGA
- a CDS encoding family 43 glycosylhydrolase — MKQGVKRSGWLCVLVGLMALGSGGVSAASQVANAVPACGAGLTSAPSAATPAPAVSWARGVENQRKADLANGCYLNPILSGDHPDPTILKEGRDYYMTFSSFDAIPGLVIWHSQDLINWQPLGPAITTPVDAIWAPELTKYQGRYYLYFITNKTDPVSGAKTKKFYVTTTDDIRHGGWSLPHEIVVKDAKGGNGATSDPGHIVGEDGKRYIFMSGGVRVQLKDDGTAVAEGEAGIARVVYNGWQYPQEWDVESFSQEGPKMLRHGEYFYMVLAEGGTAGPPTGHMVVVARSRSVNGPWENSPYNPIIRTQDAREKWWSRGHATLVEGPNGQWYMVYHGYENGFMTLGRQTLLEPIEWTSDGWFKAAGYDVGEPIPAPPGGTAVAHGLALSDSFRPERFDKVWSFYMPGADEASRLRFDDGSLILRARGHSPKDSPPLVMNAGDLSYQIEMEMTFEPQAQAGLLLFYSNRLYAGLAFNAQGTVLHRYGLERNGAAIADITTSHVYIRLTNRRNILTLYTSPDGEKWTKYGVQMDVSGYNQNVGYDFQALRPAIYAAGEGQVRFSHFRYSALP; from the coding sequence ATGAAGCAGGGTGTAAAACGGTCAGGCTGGCTGTGTGTACTGGTTGGCTTGATGGCGCTCGGTAGCGGCGGCGTCAGCGCGGCCAGCCAGGTGGCGAATGCCGTACCAGCCTGTGGCGCAGGGCTCACCAGCGCGCCGTCTGCGGCGACTCCCGCGCCTGCCGTGAGCTGGGCCCGTGGCGTGGAGAACCAGCGTAAAGCGGATTTGGCCAACGGCTGCTACCTCAATCCTATCTTATCCGGCGACCACCCCGACCCGACTATCCTTAAAGAAGGCCGTGATTACTACATGACCTTCTCATCGTTTGATGCCATTCCTGGCCTGGTCATCTGGCATTCACAAGACCTGATCAACTGGCAACCGCTGGGCCCGGCGATAACCACGCCGGTTGATGCTATTTGGGCCCCGGAACTGACAAAATATCAGGGGCGTTATTATCTCTATTTTATTACCAATAAAACCGACCCGGTTTCCGGTGCCAAAACCAAGAAATTCTACGTCACGACGACCGATGACATTCGCCACGGCGGCTGGAGCCTGCCTCATGAAATCGTGGTGAAAGACGCCAAAGGCGGCAACGGCGCTACCAGTGACCCCGGCCACATCGTCGGCGAAGACGGCAAGCGCTACATTTTTATGTCTGGCGGAGTGCGGGTGCAACTGAAGGATGACGGCACCGCTGTGGCCGAGGGCGAGGCCGGTATTGCGCGCGTGGTCTACAACGGCTGGCAATATCCACAGGAGTGGGACGTGGAAAGCTTCTCGCAAGAGGGGCCGAAAATGTTGCGGCATGGCGAATATTTCTACATGGTGCTGGCTGAAGGGGGCACCGCAGGCCCGCCAACCGGACATATGGTGGTGGTGGCTCGCTCCCGTTCAGTGAACGGCCCGTGGGAGAATTCGCCCTACAACCCGATTATTCGCACTCAGGATGCGCGTGAGAAATGGTGGTCACGCGGCCATGCCACCCTGGTCGAAGGGCCAAACGGCCAGTGGTATATGGTTTACCACGGCTATGAAAACGGCTTTATGACGCTGGGGCGGCAAACGTTGCTGGAGCCTATCGAATGGACATCCGACGGCTGGTTTAAAGCCGCAGGGTACGATGTGGGCGAGCCTATCCCTGCGCCGCCGGGCGGGACGGCGGTGGCGCACGGGCTGGCATTGTCTGACAGTTTTCGTCCTGAACGGTTCGACAAGGTCTGGAGTTTCTATATGCCGGGGGCGGATGAGGCATCGCGCCTGCGTTTTGATGACGGCAGCCTGATTCTGCGCGCGCGTGGACATAGCCCGAAAGACTCGCCGCCGCTGGTGATGAACGCCGGTGATTTGTCATACCAGATTGAGATGGAGATGACGTTCGAGCCGCAAGCGCAAGCCGGGTTGTTACTGTTCTACAGCAACCGGCTGTATGCCGGGCTGGCGTTTAATGCACAGGGCACGGTGTTGCATCGCTACGGGCTTGAGCGCAATGGCGCGGCGATCGCCGATATCACCACGTCGCATGTTTATATCCGGCTGACCAACCGGCGCAATATTCTGACGTTGTACACCAGCCCGGATGGCGAAAAATGGACTAAGTACGGCGTGCAAATGGACGTGTCCGGTTACAACCAAAACGTCGGTTACGACTTTCAGGCATTAAGGCCCGCGATATACGCAGCGGGAGAAGGGCAGGTACGTTTTTCTCATTTTCGCTATAGCGCACTGCCGTGA
- a CDS encoding TetR/AcrR family transcriptional regulator encodes MLNKLTRKQATHERIVAVAARAIRRAGINGVGVADMMKEAGLTHGGFYAHFESRDALVVEAIRRAWVDSSTALKEAMASRVACGESDFAALVYSYLHENHLEQIECGCVVAALASEMPRMVDAVRDEARRNVNALIALVRSTLPAGVDPACAEGAAARMVGALQLARVLGGKAGRDLLVQTSRQLITEFEPISHH; translated from the coding sequence ATGTTAAATAAACTTACACGTAAACAAGCCACCCATGAGCGCATCGTTGCTGTCGCAGCCCGTGCTATACGGCGCGCGGGCATTAACGGTGTCGGCGTTGCCGATATGATGAAAGAGGCAGGCCTCACGCATGGTGGATTCTATGCCCACTTCGAATCACGGGATGCGCTTGTGGTCGAGGCCATACGGCGCGCCTGGGTTGATAGTTCCACCGCGCTCAAAGAGGCGATGGCATCTCGCGTGGCGTGCGGCGAAAGCGACTTTGCAGCGCTGGTCTACTCTTATCTGCACGAAAATCATCTGGAGCAAATCGAGTGTGGTTGTGTTGTGGCGGCTTTGGCTTCGGAAATGCCCCGTATGGTCGATGCTGTACGTGACGAAGCGCGCCGCAATGTGAATGCACTAATCGCGTTGGTGCGCTCAACGCTGCCAGCGGGTGTTGACCCAGCGTGTGCAGAAGGTGCCGCAGCCAGAATGGTTGGCGCATTGCAGTTGGCCCGCGTGCTTGGTGGCAAGGCGGGTCGTGACTTGCTGGTGCAAACCAGTCGGCAGCTCATTACCGAGTTTGAACCTATTTCCCACCACTGA
- a CDS encoding DMT family transporter encodes MHVENVKNERNIQRGEVKQNRTKGMVFGYIAMAIAVIAWSLFAISIRAIGASPLSVADVALFRFGVPTLLLLPWLPARLRQLSTLRPIEVIAILVGGGIPYFFIASAGGHLTSAAHVAALIAGTSPLAVILLAFLVFRHRASKQQLRAILLILAGVAWMVMPGFNKDMIGGGTLLLLASLLWGAYTLAIRRSGLDTIGCVLLLSIPSTLILLSLMMAGLVESHLSNAAWHDMLPFLLIQGLGTGIVSSLSYTVAVQRLGPGQSALIGSLCPALAYLLAVPLLGEHFSLPNVMGVAVITLGVIVANIPVRPSAKA; translated from the coding sequence ATGCACGTCGAGAATGTGAAAAATGAGAGAAATATTCAACGTGGCGAGGTGAAGCAAAATCGAACCAAAGGAATGGTTTTTGGCTATATTGCGATGGCCATTGCAGTAATCGCGTGGTCACTGTTTGCAATATCCATCCGAGCTATCGGTGCCTCCCCGCTATCAGTGGCTGATGTTGCGCTGTTTCGTTTTGGCGTCCCCACACTACTCCTGTTGCCCTGGCTCCCTGCGCGTTTGAGACAACTCTCTACCCTGCGCCCAATTGAAGTCATAGCCATACTTGTTGGCGGCGGCATTCCCTATTTTTTTATCGCGTCGGCGGGAGGGCATCTTACATCTGCCGCTCATGTGGCGGCGCTGATTGCGGGTACATCGCCACTCGCCGTCATTCTGCTGGCTTTCCTGGTTTTCCGGCATCGTGCGAGTAAACAACAATTGCGCGCCATTCTGCTTATCCTGGCTGGCGTTGCATGGATGGTAATGCCCGGATTTAACAAAGACATGATCGGTGGCGGGACTCTGCTACTGTTGGCAAGTCTTCTATGGGGAGCCTACACGCTGGCAATTCGCCGCAGCGGATTGGATACGATTGGGTGTGTCTTGTTGCTTAGCATTCCATCCACTCTGATATTACTCAGTCTGATGATGGCAGGTCTGGTCGAGTCACATCTTAGCAACGCGGCATGGCATGACATGCTCCCCTTTCTGCTAATACAAGGGTTAGGTACCGGTATTGTTTCAAGTTTGAGTTATACCGTCGCCGTGCAACGATTGGGTCCTGGTCAAAGTGCGTTGATAGGTTCCCTGTGTCCTGCCCTCGCCTATTTGTTAGCGGTTCCACTGCTTGGTGAGCACTTCTCTTTACCCAATGTAATGGGCGTCGCCGTGATAACGCTTGGTGTCATCGTTGCCAATATTCCAGTAAGACCGTCTGCCAAAGCCTGA